The following DNA comes from Alienimonas californiensis.
CCGGGTCGTCGGTGGGGTCGGGGAACACGCGGCGGCCGACCTTCCGCCAGCGGTCCGCGTCGCCCGGGCCGACCGGCAGCGGCACGGCGTCCGCGGCGGGGCCGGGGGCGGGGACGGGTTCGTCGTTCGCCGGGTAGACGGCCCGGGCGAGGCTCCGCAGCACGCCGTTCGTCAGCCCGGTCCAGCGGGGGGCGCCGCTGATCTCGGCGACGGCCACCGTTTCGTGCACCGCCGCGTGCGGGGGGATGCCGCCGGTGAGCGCCAGTTGGTAGGCGCCCAGCCGCAGCAGGGTCCGCAGGCCCGGTTCGAGGTCCGCCAACGGCCGGTTGAGATGGGCCTGGAGAACCGCATCCAGCGTCGCCCGCCGCCGCACCGTGCCGAACACGAGGTCCGAGATCAGCCGCCGGTCGACCGCCGGCACGTCGTAGTCGGCCCAGCGGCGCTCCAGCAGATCCTGGGCGAAGGTCTGCGTGGTCGCCTGTTCGAGCAACGCTTCATGGGCCAGCGCCCGGGGGGAACCGCTCATCGGGCGTCCCTTCCGCCGTGAGCCCGAAGCGCAAGCGAGGCCCGTGACGCCCGCTGATCGGGACGTCTTGACTCGCTCGCGGCCGTCCAGCCTCGCTTGCGCTTCGGGCTCACAGTTCTCTCCCCGTCAATGTTTGGAGGTCCTGCCAGAACCCCGGGTAAGTCTTCGCCACGCAGCCCGGGTCGGCGATCTGCACGCCGTTCTCGCGCAGGCCGATCAGGGCGAAGCTCATCGCCATGCGGTGGTCGTCGTAGGTGTGGACGATCGCCGGCGTGACCGGCTTCGGCACGATTGTGAAGCCGTCCGCGTGCTCCTCGCACTCCTGCCCGAGCTTGCGCAGCTCCGTCACCACCGCGGCGACGCGGTCCGTCTCCTTGTGCCGGGCATGGGCGATCCCGGTCACGGTCGTCGGCCCGTCGGCGAAGACCGCGACCGCGGCGGCCGTTTGGGCGGTGTCGGAGATCGGCCCCATGTCGAACGTCTGGCCGCCCTTCAGCCGGCCGTGCGGCGGGCCGGTCACCGTCGTCTTCTCCTCTTCTATACGTACCTCGCAGCCCATCGCCCGGAGGACCCTCAGGAAGTCCATATCCCCCTGCACGCTGCCGGTGCCGAGGCCCTCCACGGTGACGGTTCCGCCGAGGATCGCCGCGGCGGCGAACCAGTAGCTGGCGGCGCTGGCGTCCGGCTCGACGGCGTATTCGGTCGCGGTCGGCGTCTGCGGGGCGATGTGGAACAGGCCGTTCTCCTCTGACACCCGCACGCCGAACGCCTCCAACACCCGCCGCGTCATCACGACGTACGGCACGGAGACCAACTCCCCCGGCACCCGCAGCGTGAGCGGCCCGCGGGCGGCCGGGGCGGCCATCATCAGGGCGCTGAGGAACTGGCTGCTGGCCCCGCTCTCCACCGTCGCCGTGCCGCCGGAGAGGCCGGTCGTGTGCACCGTCAGCGGCGGACAGCCGTTGGCGAGGTCGCAGGTCACCTCCGCCCCGAGCTGGTTGAGGGCGTCGACTAGGTCGCCGATCGGGCGTTGCCGCATGCGGGCGACGCCGTCGAGGCGGTAGGTCCCCCGGCCGGCGGCGGCGATCAGGGCGGTGAGGAACCGGATGCTCGTGCCGCTGTTCTCGCAGAACAGCCCGGCGTCGTTCGCCGGCAGTTCGCCGCCGCAGCCGGTGATGCGGACCGTGGCCGCGACCGGGTTGTGATCGACGTCCAGCCCCAGCGCCGTCAGGGCGTTGAGCATCACGCGGGTATCGTCGCTGTCCAGCACCCCGGTGAGGGTGGACGTGCCCTCCGCCAGCGCCGCGACGGCGAGAGCCCGGTTCGTCAGGCTCTTGCTGCCCGGCGGCCGGAGCGTGGCGCCGCCGAAGCCCTCGACGGGCGTGATGGGCAGCGGATCGGGAAGCGAATCGAGCACGGGCGAACGAACCTAAGCCGGAGCCATGGCTCCGGCCTGGGGAACCGGGGGGACGAAGAACCGAACCCGGCAGGCTACCCGGTCCCGCCGCTTGAGGCGAATCGCCCGCCGCCGGAGGGAACGCCCGAGGTCGCCGCGGCGGCATCGGTCGTCCGGTCCACGACGGGGGCAAACTCCGCAACCGGTGCATCTTGCCGTGTTTGCCCCAGCGGCGGAGGTCCCCGGGTCGCCGGACGGCCGATCTCTCCTCCGCGGTCCCGCCGTTTGCCCGGACCGTCCCGCCCCCGTCTCCCGCCCCGCCGACCCCGGACGCCCAATGCTCGCCGGCCTCGCTCCGTTCCGCCTCCTGCGGTCCGACCTGTTTCGCCGGGCGTTGCGGCGGGCGCTGCGGCTGGGCCTGATGCTGGGGCCGATGATCGGTCCGCTCGCCTCGTCGGCCGCGGGGGCGGAGCTGTTCCCGGTCGACCCGTGGGCCGCGGTGGCAGACGCGGCGACGCTCGAGGGGTGGACGGGCGTGGGCGACGCGGCCCGTTGGCGGCGGGCGACGGGGTGGGCGGCGTCTGGGGCGGAGTTCGCCTCCCTCTCCTCAGCCGCCGAGGCGTCGGCGGAGGCCGTGGCGGCGGCGGACCCGGCGGCGGCCGAACCGGCCCCGGCCCTGCTGGCGCTGGCGGCTCCGCAACTGGCCCCGCGGTCAGAGCCCCGCGACGAGCGGGCGGCGGCGGAGCTGGACTGGGTGAACAGCGCCGGCCTGGCGGTGCATCCGGTGCGGACGGTCGCCCTCGCCGCGACGCCGCGGCTGCCGAGCCTCGCCCCCGTGGTAGTCGTCGTCGAACCGCCGGCGCCGGTTCGGATCGCCGAGGGGCTGCCGGCGCTGGCGGCCCCGGAGCCGCCGCCCGTCTTCGCCGCCCTGCCGACGGGCGCCGCGGACGGGGCCCTGGGGAGCGAACCGGGGAGCGAACCGGCGGCGGTCCGCGTGCCGTTGGTCGCGTCCAAACCCGCCGCCCCGGCGGTGCGGGCGGCCCGGCGGGCGGACGGGACGCGGCTGGCCGCTCGCCCGGCGAGCGCGACGCAGGCGGTCTCGGACGCCGTCGCCCGGTTCCTCGCGGCCACGGCGCCGGGGGCCTGGGCGGGGTTGGGAACCGAACCGGCGGCTTCGGACCCGACGTCCGCCGCCCGCACGGCCGGGGCAGACGGCGCAGCCGGCGCGCTCCGCCGCTAACCGGCCCCCGTGCGGCGAACCGGCCGATAGAATCGGCGTCGCCCCGCGCGTCGCCCGGTTCCCCCTCGCCCGGCTCCCATCGTTTGGGTCTCCGTCGCTTGTTCGTCCCCGCCGCCGTGTCGTCATGATCGTCCGCTCGTTCCGCCGTCGCTGGTTCTCCCGTTCGGCGGGGCTCGTCCTGCTGGGCGCCGCGGCGCTCGGCCCGGCCGCGGAGACGGTCGCCCAGGAACCGATGCGGGCCGGGTACGGGCCGACGCTGGCGGAGCGGCGGGCGGCGGTGCGGCTGGCCCAGCGGGAACGCGACGCCGCCCGGCGGCAGCGGTCCTCGTATCAGGGCGCCGGCGGCTATTCCTTCGGGGACTTCGGCGGCGGCGTGCCGGACGCCGCCCTCGGCGGGCCGCGCCTCCAGCGGAACGAACCGGACGCTAGCGGCCTCGTCACCCAGGTGAAGGTCGTCGTGCTGGTGGACGGCGCCGCCGGCGTGCTG
Coding sequences within:
- the aroA gene encoding 3-phosphoshikimate 1-carboxyvinyltransferase; amino-acid sequence: MLDSLPDPLPITPVEGFGGATLRPPGSKSLTNRALAVAALAEGTSTLTGVLDSDDTRVMLNALTALGLDVDHNPVAATVRITGCGGELPANDAGLFCENSGTSIRFLTALIAAAGRGTYRLDGVARMRQRPIGDLVDALNQLGAEVTCDLANGCPPLTVHTTGLSGGTATVESGASSQFLSALMMAAPAARGPLTLRVPGELVSVPYVVMTRRVLEAFGVRVSEENGLFHIAPQTPTATEYAVEPDASAASYWFAAAAILGGTVTVEGLGTGSVQGDMDFLRVLRAMGCEVRIEEEKTTVTGPPHGRLKGGQTFDMGPISDTAQTAAAVAVFADGPTTVTGIAHARHKETDRVAAVVTELRKLGQECEEHADGFTIVPKPVTPAIVHTYDDHRMAMSFALIGLRENGVQIADPGCVAKTYPGFWQDLQTLTGREL